Proteins co-encoded in one Metabacillus sp. KUDC1714 genomic window:
- a CDS encoding carbohydrate ABC transporter permease yields MLKTIKQDLWSHLLLILLAFVALYPFFYMIITSFKTNGQFYSNFFGITFPLHFENYATAWEAIGGYIFNSVFIGVASVIIIIATSALAGYSFARLRYKGKNFLYMSVVALLMIPGLLTLIPLFLLIKSFGLLDSYLGLIIAFAAGGQAFTIFVFRQSFASLPEELFEAARIDGCGELRVFWQIVLPLSKPIIGTMAIWNLLAIWNEYMMPLVLMSNPDKFPITVGLIQFESQFVSQTLYGPMFAGYTIASLPLLILFLFTMRLFMKGLTSGAVKI; encoded by the coding sequence ATGCTGAAAACAATAAAGCAGGATTTATGGAGTCATCTATTGCTTATTTTGTTAGCCTTTGTCGCACTGTACCCGTTTTTTTATATGATTATTACCTCGTTTAAAACAAATGGACAATTTTATAGTAACTTTTTTGGGATAACCTTTCCGTTACATTTTGAAAATTATGCTACTGCATGGGAAGCAATCGGTGGATACATTTTTAACTCCGTATTTATTGGGGTTGCTAGTGTAATAATCATCATTGCAACTTCAGCTTTGGCTGGATATTCATTTGCTCGGTTACGGTATAAAGGGAAAAACTTTCTGTACATGTCAGTTGTTGCCTTATTAATGATTCCAGGCTTGCTAACGTTAATTCCTCTTTTCCTTTTAATAAAAAGTTTTGGATTGCTAGACTCTTATTTGGGATTGATTATCGCATTTGCTGCCGGTGGTCAAGCTTTTACAATTTTTGTATTCCGACAATCATTCGCATCATTACCTGAGGAATTGTTTGAGGCAGCACGTATAGATGGGTGCGGTGAACTTCGTGTATTTTGGCAAATTGTCCTTCCTTTATCTAAGCCAATTATTGGTACCATGGCCATTTGGAATCTACTTGCGATCTGGAATGAATATATGATGCCACTTGTATTAATGAGCAACCCTGATAAATTTCCAATAACAGTTGGATTAATCCAATTCGAAAGTCAATTTGTATCACAAACATTATATGGGCCGATGTTTGCTGGATACACCATTGCTTCATTGCCATTACTTATTCTGTTTTTATTTACGATGAGATTATTTATGAAAGGGTTAACCTCGGGTGCAGTGAAAATTTAG
- a CDS encoding carbohydrate ABC transporter permease — MPETVQQIENKEIVKINKKSGKLRFNWKSGYGMLIPSFILLITFMYYPALIAIGFSFTNWDGFNQPQFTGIQNYISLFKDKIFLISMKNVGIWTVVKVLVELLVPLIVAVMIFHLKSKRMQYIYRVLFVIPVVVPGIVMFMIWSFIYDPNVGVLNTLLKTLGLEGIIQNWLGDPNIALYALMFVGFPFVVPFNLLIFFAGLQSISESVYESAKLDGITKVRRFFQIEIPLVMGQVKLILILTVIQLLQNVTLPLVMTNGGPGYSSYVPGLYMYFLAFQNGEFGLGMAVSMIIFVIVLILTWIQMKYINPSTEYKA; from the coding sequence ATGCCTGAAACAGTCCAACAGATCGAAAACAAGGAAATAGTAAAGATAAATAAAAAATCAGGAAAATTACGTTTCAATTGGAAATCTGGCTATGGAATGCTGATTCCTTCCTTCATACTTTTAATAACATTTATGTATTACCCTGCATTAATTGCTATCGGTTTTTCATTTACGAACTGGGATGGGTTCAATCAACCACAATTTACTGGGATTCAAAATTATATAAGCTTATTCAAAGACAAGATATTTTTGATTTCGATGAAAAATGTCGGGATATGGACAGTTGTAAAAGTACTTGTCGAATTATTAGTTCCATTAATTGTTGCTGTTATGATTTTTCATTTAAAAAGTAAGAGGATGCAATATATCTATCGAGTATTATTTGTTATACCGGTTGTTGTACCGGGAATCGTTATGTTTATGATTTGGAGTTTTATCTATGATCCAAACGTAGGTGTACTTAATACGTTATTGAAAACACTGGGCCTTGAAGGAATTATCCAAAACTGGCTTGGAGATCCAAATATTGCTCTATATGCATTGATGTTTGTCGGCTTCCCATTTGTCGTTCCATTTAATCTATTAATCTTTTTCGCAGGACTACAGTCTATTTCAGAAAGTGTTTATGAATCAGCGAAACTTGATGGAATTACTAAAGTAAGAAGATTTTTTCAAATTGAGATTCCATTAGTTATGGGACAAGTAAAATTAATCTTAATCTTAACAGTCATTCAATTGCTTCAAAACGTAACATTACCACTCGTAATGACAAATGGAGGACCAGGTTATTCATCTTATGTTCCAGGACTTTATATGTATTTCCTTGCTTTCCAAAACGGTGAATTTGGTTTAGGAATGGCGGTTTCGATGATTATATTTGTAATTGTTCTTATATTAACTTGGATTCAAATGAAATATATCAATCCTAGTACTGAATACAAAGCATAA
- a CDS encoding ABC transporter substrate-binding protein, whose product MKRLKKLWIISFIAMLMISLLSGCIVPSSSPEETEETDEEFKGTIKMYAGTYSPNRVLNANQKPATVLKKLAEEYEKETGVKIEFIKGLPADQDYMTWVRTKASGGQLPDIIWSQWYDANTALAKGTLTDLSKYLDQPNPYVDNKPWNELLNKQIISDTKSADGSTYVINGDYVGTATYYNVEAFEKAGIKELPKTWSEFIDASQKLKDAGYIPFAWNLASTPTGTDRITWLTRLFFTNFFADEYDDLRYTGNEGITNEDQVIAIKKGVYGSENEKWMEIWPILKDFSQYWQPDFTGGDSNGQGTMLAFLTGEVGMYFDGSWASQQIKSANPDFEWSSFKNPYPDKGVSEFATDFDSSAAIGGPSASFQYAVPSKQANNSLTTAKEKAIVDWLMYITTPERNEEIVNELGENVPTVVGAKPIDELSGLSDLANQPLQSVFGGINLEKKELDAIYRAFQSYILGETTLEEFAKVADTEMEKTADSLIQQNNWDLSEYLDE is encoded by the coding sequence ATGAAACGCTTGAAGAAATTATGGATTATTTCATTTATCGCAATGCTAATGATTTCATTGTTGTCAGGATGTATCGTTCCAAGCTCTTCTCCAGAAGAAACAGAGGAAACAGACGAAGAATTTAAAGGAACGATTAAAATGTATGCCGGTACCTATAGTCCGAACCGGGTATTAAATGCAAACCAAAAGCCAGCAACTGTATTAAAAAAATTAGCTGAAGAGTATGAGAAGGAAACTGGCGTTAAAATTGAATTCATTAAAGGTCTACCAGCTGATCAGGATTATATGACATGGGTGCGAACAAAAGCTTCCGGTGGACAGCTTCCAGACATCATTTGGTCACAATGGTATGATGCAAATACAGCATTAGCAAAAGGTACACTTACAGATTTGTCAAAGTATTTAGATCAACCAAATCCTTATGTTGACAATAAACCATGGAATGAACTTTTAAATAAACAAATTATTTCTGATACGAAATCTGCAGATGGAAGTACGTATGTCATTAATGGTGATTATGTTGGTACAGCTACTTACTACAATGTTGAAGCATTTGAAAAAGCTGGTATTAAGGAGCTTCCAAAAACATGGTCTGAATTTATTGATGCATCACAAAAATTAAAGGATGCAGGTTATATTCCATTTGCTTGGAATCTAGCTTCTACACCTACTGGTACTGATCGAATTACATGGTTGACTCGATTATTCTTTACAAACTTCTTTGCAGATGAATATGACGACTTAAGATATACAGGAAATGAAGGGATTACTAATGAAGATCAGGTTATTGCCATTAAAAAGGGTGTGTATGGATCAGAAAATGAAAAGTGGATGGAAATTTGGCCAATCTTAAAGGACTTTTCACAATATTGGCAGCCTGACTTTACAGGTGGAGATTCAAATGGACAAGGAACAATGCTTGCCTTTTTAACAGGAGAGGTTGGAATGTATTTCGATGGCTCTTGGGCATCTCAGCAAATAAAATCAGCGAATCCTGATTTTGAATGGTCGTCTTTTAAAAATCCATATCCTGATAAGGGTGTTTCAGAATTCGCAACTGATTTTGATTCATCTGCAGCGATTGGTGGTCCAAGTGCCTCGTTCCAATATGCGGTTCCGTCTAAGCAAGCAAATAACTCATTAACTACAGCGAAGGAAAAAGCAATTGTTGATTGGTTAATGTATATTACAACACCTGAGCGTAATGAAGAAATCGTAAATGAATTAGGAGAAAATGTTCCTACTGTCGTTGGTGCAAAGCCAATAGACGAACTTAGTGGTTTATCTGATCTTGCAAATCAGCCGTTACAAAGTGTATTTGGAGGAATAAACCTTGAGAAGAAAGAATTGGATGCTATTTATCGTGCCTTCCAAAGCTATATTCTAGGAGAAACAACTTTAGAGGAATTTGCTAAAGTAGCAGATACAGAAATGGAAAAAACAGCAGATTCCCTAATTCAGCAAAATAACTGGGATTTATCAGAATACTTGGATGAATAA